TGCGGAAGCAGAGGATTGCGACGCGCAGGATAAAAGTGCCGTTGAGGAGCGTCGAAGAAAGAAACACGCGCCCGTCGCGCTGCACCCCCTGAACCAGCTTCTGGTTGAAGGCGTTCGGATCTCCGCGTTTCGGAATATAGCGGAACGTGACGACCGAGAGATCGGGAAACGGGCCGACCTCGAACCCGGGGAGCTCGCTGATTCGCCCGTGAAAATAGCGGGCGAGC
The sequence above is a segment of the Bacteroidota bacterium genome. Coding sequences within it:
- a CDS encoding amino acid decarboxylase, which encodes LARYFHGRISELPGFEVGPFPDLSVVTFRYIPKRGDPNAFNQKLVQGVQRDGRVFLSSTLLNGTFILRVAILCFRTHRETVDLTIDILREQVKRIEEGG